The genomic window GTCGCCGTCCAACGCAGCAACAACCAGCCGCTTGCGTGCCTTGCCTTTGCGATGCGTCCTCGACGCAACTTCCTGCCCGACAAAGCAGCCCTTGTGGAAATCAATACCGTTCAGCAGGTCCAGATTGCTCTCAATCGGGAAGTCCTTGTCAGCCCCAATATCCAGTGATCCGTCGGGAACACCCATGCTCACACAAAACGCCCGGTAGTCAGCAGCTGATGCGGCTGTGCCGTCCGACTTGTCTAAAACCGCAGACGCTTCTGAGGTGGGAACAACGCAGCGATAGCCCAGACGGGCGTCACGCGGGTCCAGGTAGCATGGGGCCTCGTCAACGAGCGACGCGTTGGCGCCCCAGTGCGCGATCACCTGAAAATCGGCGCTCACATCATCAAAGGCCGCGTCCGCGCGCAGCTTGTACATGGTCAGGCGTTTTTGAAGATCAGCAGCGCGTGTCTTGGCGCAGTCAATCAGCATTGCACCTTCATTCGCCGGGTCACTGACCATGAAGAAATCAAACAGAAATTTGCCCTGTGGCGTCAAAAGCAGGGAGTAGACGCCGTTGCCTGGCGTCACCTGATCCAGATTGCCGGTCACAAGGCGCTGCAATAGCTCGTACATGTCGCTCCCGGAGGCACGAAGAACGGCTCGATCATCCAGCAGGGCAAGGTGGGGACTACTCATTACGTCGACTCGCATTTCAGTCATGACAAGAAAGGGCACGGCTCAAGGGTGGTGTCCCCGCTAGCAGGCTTCAAGAGGAATGTTTACCCTTTGTACCCGTCTTGGCGCCGCGGAGCGAGGTCATATTGGCTTTCCCCCTCATGCCAACCTATAAGGCAGAGACCTGATTTACTGCCCGCCACCAACTTCTTGCGAGCCAGCCGCCTCAGATGAAGCAGATCCTCTTCGTCACCTACAACCGTATCGGCGATGCCGTGCTGTCGAGTGGTGTGCTGTCATGGCTGGCAGACCGGTATCCAGACGCTGAAATTACGGTCGCCTGCGGACCTGCAACGGCAACCCTGTTTCGTGATCAGCCGGGCGTTGTGCGCATTATCGAGATGGCGAAAAAGAAGCGGGCGGGCCACTGGTTCTCACTGTGGAAACAGACCGTCGGCACGCGATGGGACATGGTGGTCGATCTCCGCGCCTCGCTCATTTCCTACCTGCTTCGCGCCAAATCCCGTCATGTCCTGCGACAGGACACCTCGCTGCATCGTGTTCCGCACATCGCAACAGTGTTGGGTCTCAAACCTCCACCCCCGCCGCGGCTGGCGACCGGCGCGACATCCCGTCAGACGGCGACCGGCCTTGTTCCCGACGGTGCGCCTGTTCTTGCCATTGGACCGACGGCAAATTGGGCCGGTAAGGCATGGCCGGCTGAGCGTTTCATAGAGCTGATCAAGCGCTTGACCGCTGCTGATGGTGTTCTGCCCCATGCGCGCATCATGATTATCGGAGCCGCAGCAGAGCGGGATGCGGCACTGCCGGTCATCAATGCATTTTCACCCGATCGTGTAATCGATCTGGTCGGCAAAACGGATCTGCCGCAGACCGCCGCATGTTTGGAACGCGCAGACTGTTATGTTGGCAACGACTCTGGCCCCATGCACATGGCCGCAGCCGTGGGGCTGCCGACGCTTGGATTGTTTGGCCCCAGCCCGGAGGCGCGCTATGGCCCCTGGGGACCCAAATGCGCGAGCATCCGTGGGGCGCGCAGTTTTGAAGAAATCATTTCTGACCCCTCTTACGATTTTAGGTCGACGAAAAGTGAAATGACCGGCCTGAGCGTGGATGACGCCTATCAGGCAGCGTACACGCTGAAGGCAAAAATTGATGCGCAGGCGATGAACAAAAGTCCAAAGCTCTCCACTCTCACTGTTGCCCACAATGAGGAACACAATCTCAAGGCCTGCCTAGATGCGCTATCCTTCGCTGATGAACGTGTTGTGGTTCTTGATCGGTGTACGGATGGCTCAAAGCAGGTCGCACTGGCGGCCGGCGCCGATACAATCATCGAAGGGGCGTGGCCCATTGAGGGTGATCGCCGCAATGCAGGCATTGAGGCATGCAAGGGCGAGTGGGTGCTGGAAGTCGATGCCGATGAGCGCGTGCCAGCTGATCTTGCCCGCGAGATTGATGCCGTCACTCTTGCGTCACCCTCTGGCTACTACCTCATCCAGTTCGACAATTATGTGGGCAAGACCCGGGTGCGATACGGCTGGGGTGCGTATATTGGTGCAAGTGCAGCACCACGCCTTTTTGCACGAGGCACAAAAAAATGGGGCCGCCAGCGCGTGCACCCGGCGCTTGAACTGGGCCCGCGCCTTGGCATGCTGGAAACCCGTGTTGACCACCTGGTGGATGACAACATCACCGACATGCTGGCACGCTTTGATCGCTACACCACTGGCAACGCGCGCGATCTGATCTCGTCCGGCAAGGTCGAAACAGAAACCCTACGCCGAAACATTCGTCGTATCCCATCCCGGTTCTACAAAGCCTATGTCCGTCGCAAAGGGTATCGCGAGGGAGGATATGGTTTTCTCGTCGGGGTCCTTGCAGGCCTCTACCCGGTGGTGTCCTACCTCAAGGCCTCGCTTGAGCCCGAGCACTATACGGATGGCAACGAGAGCGACCAGAAGTGAACATCCTTCACACCATAGCTGGTGGCCCTGTTGGTGGGGCCGAGCGGTTCTTCGTTGATCTTGCCGTTGCGTTCAAGAATGAAGGGCACAAGTCGCAAGCCGTCATGCGTCCGAATGAGGCGCGTGGTCGTCTGCTGGACGAAGCCGGCGTGCCTCACACGGATGTGCCTTTTGGACGTTGGCTGGATTTCAAGACGACCCGCACAATCCGCGCGACCGCGCGCAAAATGAATGCTGACATCGTCATGTCATGGATGGGACGAGCCTCACGCGCGACGCCTAAGGGACCCTATGGGCGTGTGGCGCGTCATGGGGGCTACTACAACTACAAATCATTCCGCGGCTTTGACGCGCAGATTTGCAACACACCTGACCTCGTCCGCTATCTCACCGACGGTGGATTTGATCCGGCAACAGTGCATTTCATTCCCAACTTTACGCCGGTTGATCCGCGGCCGGCCCTGGCGCGAAGCGATTTCGACACACCTGAAGATGCAACGCTGCTGCTGGCCATGGGCCGGTTGCACGACGCCAAAGCCTTTGACGTGACGTTGGACGCGCTTGCGGCAACGCCGGGCGCTTACCTCTGGATTGCCGGGGCCGGCCCGCTTGAGGCCGACCTCAAGAACCAGGCGCGGGAACTGGGACTTGGGTCCCGTGTCCGCTGGCTTGGCTGGCGGGATGATCCCGGCCGCCTCCTGCGCACGGCAGACATCTGCGTGTTCCCGTCCCGGGTTGAGCCGTTCGGCAACGTGATTATTGCGGCATGGGCCCACGGCACACCCGTGATTACAGCAAATGCGACGGGTCCTGAATGGCTGGTCCGTCCGGGCGAGGATGCTTTGCTGGTGCCGCGCGATAACGCGCCCGCCGTGGCAGCGGCCATCGCGCAGCTCACCTCTGACAAGGCTTTGGCAGCCAGGCTTGTGGCGGCTGGTGCTAAGCGGGCCAAGGCGGAATTTTCACAATCAGCCTGCCTGGAGCGTTACCTTTCCGTCTTCAGACAGGTACAAGAAGCGCGTGCCTGATTTTGGCGCGGACAAGTAGGATTTAGCGACGGCATGTGCGGAATTGCGGGTATGCAGACCACAAGCGGGCAGGCGCCGTCCTCGTCCGTGCTTGATGTCATGTCGGATGCGCTCACCCATCGCGGGCCGGACGGCGAAGGTAATTTCATTTCTGGCGCCACCGGCCTCGTCCAGACCCGCCTCGCCATCATTGACCTGGAAACAGGCGATCAGCCGCTGTTTGATGACGAAGGGCTGGCCCTCGTGGCAAACGGCGAGATCTACAACTATCTGGAATTGCGCCGCGAGTTCGGCGAGCACACCTTCACCACCAACTCCGATTGCGAAACACCGCTCAAGCTGTATCGCCGTGACGGCAGTCACTTCGCGGACGCCCTGCGGGGCATGTACGCCATCGCCATGTACGATCCCGACGGCGAGCGGCTGTTGCTGGCCCGTGACCCGTTCGGCATCAAGCCTCTCTACTACGCTGAGACGTCTGAGGGGCTGCTGTTTGCCTCCGAACCGCAGGCGCTTCTGGCCACCGGGCTGGTCAGCCGCGACATGGACAGCTCCGCCGCTGGCGAACTGCTGCAGTTGCAGTTCACAACAGGTCGCCGTACGGCGTTCAAAGGCATCCTGCGCGTGCTGCCGGGCGAGACGCTCGTCATCGAACGTGGCCGGGTTATTGAGCGGCTCCGCCGTGCTGCATTGCCTTCCGGCGCTCCTGTAGCGGTCAGCGAGGAACGCGCCCTTGTCGCCCTGGAAGACGCCCTGATCGACAGCGTGCGTGTGCACCAGCGCTCGGACGTTCCATATGGCATGTTCCTGTCCGGCGGCATCGACAGTTCTGTCATCCTGGCCTGCATGGCGCGTCTGAATGACCAGCCCGTACGCTGCTATACCGCTGGTTTTTCTGGCACGAAGGTGAGGGACGAGCGCGAGCACGCAGCCCATGTTGCGTCTGCGACCGGCGCAGATCACGTCAGCATTGATGTGACCGAAGATGACTTCTGGAACACGCTTCCCGCCATTGCAGCCGCAGTGGATGACCCGACAGCGGACTATGCGATTATTCCGACCTTCAAGCTCGCGTCCGTTGCCGCCCAGGACGTAAAGGTCGTGTTGTGCGGTGAAGGAGGAGACGAACTCTTCGCCGGCTATGGCCGATACCGCGCCATAACCCGTCCGACGTGGTTAGGCGGGCGTGCCATGCGAGCCCGTGGCGCGCTTGATAGCCTGAAGCTGCTGCGCAAAGAAACACCGGATTGGCGTGATGGGATTGCAGCCGCCTGGAACAAGAAGGATGGTGGCAAACGCTCCCGTCTCCAGCGCGCACAGGCCGTAGATTGCGCAGACTGGCTGCCCAATGATCTGCTGATCAAGCTTGATCGCTGCTTGATGGCGCACAGCCTGGAGGGGCGCACACCGCTCCTCGACCCGGCCATTGCACAAGCTGCGTTCCTTCTGCCGGACTCCCTCAAGCTCAAAGGCCGTGTCGGCAAATACATGCTGCGCGCATGGCTTGCCAAGCATCTGCCGGAGGCGGAGCCCTTTGCGCGCAAGCGGGGCTTTACAGTGCCGGTCGGAGAGTGGATCGCAGGGCGTGGGTCACGTCTGGCGTCTCTGGTCGCCGATCAGCGGGGTATTCAGGAGATGTGCAATCCGGATCGTGTGAAAGCGCTATTTGCCGGATTGGGCTCAACACCTGCAAAGCGCGACGGTCAGGCTGCCTGGATACTGCTTTTCTTTGCCCTCTGGCACCAACACCATGTGCTCGGAGTGCCATCCGATGGCACGGTGGAAGAAGTGCTTTCTGCGTAGGATGGGCAGCATCCCCCACGCCAGACTTGACGCCCCGCCAGCGATAGGGTCCCGTTGCGCCCGAAAACACCACAACGCTTTAGTACGCTTTCAGGAGACACTTTTATGGCTGACTCATTCCGCGCCCTCATGGTCACCAAGACCGATGATGGCCAATCCGTTGAATTAAAAGACATTACTGACGCGGAGCTCATGGAGGGTGACGTAACAGTCGCCGTCAGCCACTCCACTGTGAACTACAAGGATGGTCTGGCAATCACGGGTTCAGCGCCCATTCTGCGCGCGTCGCCCATCATTCCGGGCATCGATTTTTCCGGCGATGTCATTTCATCTGATCACGCAGACTGGAAGCCCGGCGATAAGGTCGTTCTCAATGGCTTTGGTGTCGGGGAAGGCCACAGCGGTGGGTACGCGCAGCGTGCACGCGTGAATGGTGACTGGCTCGTAAAACGCCCGGATGCCTTCTCAGCCGCAGATGCCATGGCCATCGGCACTGCCGGGTACACATCCATGCTGTGTGTTCTGGCGCTTGAGAAGCACGGCATTGGGCCCAAGGACGGCGACATTCTGGTAACGGGTGCCAATGGTGGTGTGGGCTCCGTCGCCATCGCCCTCCTTGCCAAGCTCGGCTATCGCCCTGTCGCGTCAACGGGTCGCCCGGAAGAAGCGGATTACCTCAAGAGCCTCGGCGCGGTTGATGTGATTGACCGCAAGGAATTCTCCGAACCCGGACGGCCTCTCGGCAAAGAACGCTGGGCTGGCGCGATTGATTCTGTCGGCAGCACGACGCTTGCCAATGTCATTTCTCAGACGAAGTACGGCGGAACGGTCGCTGCATGTGGCCTGGCCGGTGGTCTGGACCTGCCTGCAACCGTTTATCCGTTTATTCTGCGTGGCATCACACTGGCGGGTATCGACAGCGTGATGGCGCCGCGTGGCATTCGGGAAGAAGCGTGGAGCCGGTTGGCCCGTGACCTTGATCTGGACAAGCTCAACGCCATGACAAACACCATCGGACTTTCTGGTGTTGAAGGTGCCGCAGCGGATATCATGGCAGGCAAAGTGCGTGGCCGCCTTGTCGTGGACGTCAACGCCTAGAAATCAAACATGATCCGGATCGGCCCCATTATAGAGGGCTGACCGGTTGCTCTGGGGAGGGTGCGTGCATGTCATTGCCGCCATTCAGAAAAGTCGACTTCGTTGAAACGCGCGTGGATGTGGAACGCCGGGACGATGGTTCCATCGTTCTGGAAAACCCACATCCCATGGGAGACCCGGCGGCCAACGTCATTGAGCCATTAAAGAAGTGGGC from Candidatus Phaeomarinobacter ectocarpi includes these protein-coding regions:
- a CDS encoding YgfZ/GcvT domain-containing protein: MSSPHLALLDDRAVLRASGSDMYELLQRLVTGNLDQVTPGNGVYSLLLTPQGKFLFDFFMVSDPANEGAMLIDCAKTRAADLQKRLTMYKLRADAAFDDVSADFQVIAHWGANASLVDEAPCYLDPRDARLGYRCVVPTSEASAVLDKSDGTAASAADYRAFCVSMGVPDGSLDIGADKDFPIESNLDLLNGIDFHKGCFVGQEVASRTHRKGKARKRLVVAALDGDTPEPGSDVLIGEAKVGRIAGSAGGNALALVFTDRVAKAQSVEAQAGDSKLTLSVPPYASFSLEGDSA
- a CDS encoding glycosyltransferase family 9 protein, producing MKQILFVTYNRIGDAVLSSGVLSWLADRYPDAEITVACGPATATLFRDQPGVVRIIEMAKKKRAGHWFSLWKQTVGTRWDMVVDLRASLISYLLRAKSRHVLRQDTSLHRVPHIATVLGLKPPPPPRLATGATSRQTATGLVPDGAPVLAIGPTANWAGKAWPAERFIELIKRLTAADGVLPHARIMIIGAAAERDAALPVINAFSPDRVIDLVGKTDLPQTAACLERADCYVGNDSGPMHMAAAVGLPTLGLFGPSPEARYGPWGPKCASIRGARSFEEIISDPSYDFRSTKSEMTGLSVDDAYQAAYTLKAKIDAQAMNKSPKLSTLTVAHNEEHNLKACLDALSFADERVVVLDRCTDGSKQVALAAGADTIIEGAWPIEGDRRNAGIEACKGEWVLEVDADERVPADLAREIDAVTLASPSGYYLIQFDNYVGKTRVRYGWGAYIGASAAPRLFARGTKKWGRQRVHPALELGPRLGMLETRVDHLVDDNITDMLARFDRYTTGNARDLISSGKVETETLRRNIRRIPSRFYKAYVRRKGYREGGYGFLVGVLAGLYPVVSYLKASLEPEHYTDGNESDQK
- a CDS encoding glycosyltransferase, whose protein sequence is MNILHTIAGGPVGGAERFFVDLAVAFKNEGHKSQAVMRPNEARGRLLDEAGVPHTDVPFGRWLDFKTTRTIRATARKMNADIVMSWMGRASRATPKGPYGRVARHGGYYNYKSFRGFDAQICNTPDLVRYLTDGGFDPATVHFIPNFTPVDPRPALARSDFDTPEDATLLLAMGRLHDAKAFDVTLDALAATPGAYLWIAGAGPLEADLKNQARELGLGSRVRWLGWRDDPGRLLRTADICVFPSRVEPFGNVIIAAWAHGTPVITANATGPEWLVRPGEDALLVPRDNAPAVAAAIAQLTSDKALAARLVAAGAKRAKAEFSQSACLERYLSVFRQVQEARA
- the asnB gene encoding asparagine synthase (glutamine-hydrolyzing) translates to MCGIAGMQTTSGQAPSSSVLDVMSDALTHRGPDGEGNFISGATGLVQTRLAIIDLETGDQPLFDDEGLALVANGEIYNYLELRREFGEHTFTTNSDCETPLKLYRRDGSHFADALRGMYAIAMYDPDGERLLLARDPFGIKPLYYAETSEGLLFASEPQALLATGLVSRDMDSSAAGELLQLQFTTGRRTAFKGILRVLPGETLVIERGRVIERLRRAALPSGAPVAVSEERALVALEDALIDSVRVHQRSDVPYGMFLSGGIDSSVILACMARLNDQPVRCYTAGFSGTKVRDEREHAAHVASATGADHVSIDVTEDDFWNTLPAIAAAVDDPTADYAIIPTFKLASVAAQDVKVVLCGEGGDELFAGYGRYRAITRPTWLGGRAMRARGALDSLKLLRKETPDWRDGIAAAWNKKDGGKRSRLQRAQAVDCADWLPNDLLIKLDRCLMAHSLEGRTPLLDPAIAQAAFLLPDSLKLKGRVGKYMLRAWLAKHLPEAEPFARKRGFTVPVGEWIAGRGSRLASLVADQRGIQEMCNPDRVKALFAGLGSTPAKRDGQAAWILLFFALWHQHHVLGVPSDGTVEEVLSA
- a CDS encoding MDR family oxidoreductase, coding for MADSFRALMVTKTDDGQSVELKDITDAELMEGDVTVAVSHSTVNYKDGLAITGSAPILRASPIIPGIDFSGDVISSDHADWKPGDKVVLNGFGVGEGHSGGYAQRARVNGDWLVKRPDAFSAADAMAIGTAGYTSMLCVLALEKHGIGPKDGDILVTGANGGVGSVAIALLAKLGYRPVASTGRPEEADYLKSLGAVDVIDRKEFSEPGRPLGKERWAGAIDSVGSTTLANVISQTKYGGTVAACGLAGGLDLPATVYPFILRGITLAGIDSVMAPRGIREEAWSRLARDLDLDKLNAMTNTIGLSGVEGAAADIMAGKVRGRLVVDVNA